In Arachis hypogaea cultivar Tifrunner chromosome 2, arahy.Tifrunner.gnm2.J5K5, whole genome shotgun sequence, a genomic segment contains:
- the LOC140177010 gene encoding uncharacterized protein, with the protein MSSRSTAFSRNLSFFIASSLNDVVEFPLPTKIPFEYPYLNSFSPNQKRKLKQKTLASPPPPQGLPLSVDLRHYHHRLVVRASSSFKNCSFFFLELGASVPGIHLLHRAPAAVRRALSHQRLRLVVADSSNLPLSSELCSSPGLCLHHDSASYSQTAQKKNPSPFQFPSFEFREQKLNQEKNLRLRRVRCDMGSLSSCFVCLDQSRYSWYHTDNYSSLDCTDTKSQGWNCSSQLCLLI; encoded by the exons ATGTCGTCGCGATCTACTGCCTTCTCACGCAATCTCTCTTTTTTCATTGCATCATCCCTTAACGACGTCGTTGAATTTCCATTGCCT acaaaaataccctttgaaTACCCCTATCTTAACAGCTTCTCCCCAAATCAAAAAAGGAAGTTGAAACAGAAAACCCTAGCTTCTCCACCACCGCCGCAAGGATTGCCGCTGTCCGTCGATCTCAGGCACTACCATCATCGTCTGGTCGTCCgtgcttcttcctccttcaagaatTGCAGCTTCTTCTTCCTCGAGCTTGGCGCGTCAGTTCCTGGTATTCATCTGCTCCATCGCGCTCCTGCCGCCGTCCGTCGGGCGCTCAGTCACCAACGTCTTCGTCTGGTCGTCGCAGATTCTTCCAACCTACCACTGTCTTCTGAGTTGTGTTCATCGCCTGGCCTCTGTCTCCATCACGATTCTGCCTCCTATTCTCAGACTGCTCAGAAGAAAAACCCATCTCCATTCCAGTTTCCTTCCTTCGAGTTCAGAGAGCAGAAGCTCAACCAAGAAAAAAACCTTAGACTTCGACG TGTTCGCTGTGATATGGGCAGTTTATCGTCGTGCTTCGTTTGCTTGGATCAGTCAAGATATTCTT GGTATCACACTGATAATTACAGTTCTTTAGATTGTACGGATACCAAATCTCAAG GTTGGAACTGTTCTTCTCAGCTGTGCCTTCTTATATGA
- the LOC112719384 gene encoding proteasome activator subunit 4-like: protein MSFDSTGLHWRYNLMANRVLLLLALASRNHPNSSTRILNETAGHFLKNLKSQLPQTRILAISALNTLLKKSSYKLSPGEKSAVLKDLQGNAKSSLEEALTHTFNG from the exons ATGAGTTTTGATTCCACTGGCTTGCATTGGCG GTATAATTTAATGGCTAACAGAGTTTTGCTCTTGCTAGCTTTGGCTTCTCGGAACCACCCAAATTCATCAACTAGAATCCTGAATGAAACAGCTG GCCACTTTTTGAAGAATTTGAAAAGTCAACTTCCTCAGACAAGGATACTTGCAATTTCGGCTTTGAATACACTCTTAAAGAAATCATCGTACAAACTGTCACCTGGTGAGAAATCTGCTGTACTCAAAGATTTGCAAGGCAATGCCAAGTCATCTCTTGAAGAAGCTTTAACTCACACCTTTAATGGCTGA